One genomic region from Leifsonia poae encodes:
- a CDS encoding acyl-CoA dehydrogenase family protein produces the protein MTMELTRTDAASGETYGFELTEEHRRLREQVRDFADTVVAPAAYDYDTRRSLPYEIIAQMGEMGLFGLPFPVEYGGQGKDYLSLCLAVEQLGRVDQSIGVTLEAGVGLGVMPVFRNGTEAQKRQWLPMLTSGEALAGFGLTEADAGSDAAGTKTTAELRDGEWVINGTKQFITNSGSEITRLVTITAVTGESTRIDGSIKKELSAILVPVPTPGFVQGPAYDKVGWHTSDTHPLTLTDVHVPEANLLGERGRGYANFLQTLDEGRVAFAALCTGAAQGCLDEAVRYAKSRNVFGRAIGSNQYIAFKIARMQARVHSARLAYYDACFKLMAGRPFKLEASIAKLVGSEAAMDNARDASQVFGGYGFLNENPVARHYRDSKILEIGEGTTEVQLMIISRALGFDD, from the coding sequence ATGACAATGGAACTGACGCGCACCGACGCCGCGAGCGGCGAGACGTACGGCTTCGAGCTCACAGAGGAGCATCGCCGCCTGCGCGAGCAGGTGCGCGACTTCGCCGACACCGTGGTGGCCCCCGCCGCGTACGACTACGACACCCGTCGCAGCCTTCCCTACGAGATCATCGCTCAGATGGGTGAGATGGGCCTCTTCGGCCTGCCCTTCCCTGTCGAGTACGGCGGACAGGGCAAGGATTACCTGTCACTGTGCCTCGCCGTGGAGCAGCTCGGCCGAGTCGACCAGAGCATCGGCGTCACCCTGGAGGCCGGCGTCGGTCTCGGCGTGATGCCGGTGTTCCGCAACGGCACCGAGGCGCAGAAGCGCCAGTGGCTCCCGATGCTCACCAGTGGTGAGGCGCTCGCCGGATTCGGCCTCACCGAGGCGGATGCGGGCTCCGACGCCGCCGGTACGAAGACGACCGCCGAACTGCGCGACGGCGAGTGGGTGATCAACGGCACCAAGCAGTTCATCACCAACTCCGGCAGCGAGATCACCCGGCTGGTCACCATCACGGCGGTCACGGGGGAGTCGACTCGAATTGACGGGTCGATCAAGAAGGAGCTCTCCGCCATCCTCGTGCCGGTTCCGACGCCGGGCTTCGTGCAGGGGCCGGCCTACGACAAGGTCGGCTGGCACACCTCCGACACGCATCCGCTCACCCTCACCGATGTGCACGTGCCGGAGGCGAACCTGCTCGGCGAGCGGGGCCGCGGATACGCGAATTTCTTGCAGACGCTCGACGAGGGGCGCGTCGCTTTCGCGGCCCTCTGCACCGGCGCCGCCCAGGGCTGCCTCGATGAGGCGGTGCGGTATGCCAAGAGCCGCAACGTCTTCGGCCGCGCCATCGGCTCCAACCAGTACATCGCGTTCAAGATCGCCCGGATGCAGGCCCGCGTGCATTCTGCCCGCCTCGCCTACTACGACGCCTGCTTCAAGCTGATGGCGGGTCGACCGTTCAAGCTGGAGGCGTCGATCGCCAAGCTCGTCGGTAGCGAGGCGGCGATGGACAACGCCCGTGATGCGAGTCAGGTCTTCGGTGGCTACGGGTTCCTCAACGAGAACCCGGTGGCGCGGCACTACCGCGACTCGAAGATCCTCGAGATCGGCGAGGGCACCACCGAGGTGCAGCTCATGATCATCTCGCGCGCTCTCGGCTTCGACGACTGA
- a CDS encoding acetyl/propionyl/methylcrotonyl-CoA carboxylase subunit alpha: MRAVSDTSTSAGRPFDTVLVANRGEIACRVIRTLRRLGIRSVAVYSDADRDAPHLALADVAVRLGPASARESYLDVNAIVRAAVATGAQAVHPGYGFLSENAAFARACEGAGVVFIGPGVRALDVMGDKIAAKREVEAHGVPTIPGIAEPGLDDERLIEAAAAIGYPVLVKPSAGGGGKGMQSVYEPTELADALRAARRVAAASFGDDTLFLERLVDTPRHIEVQVLADRHGNIVHLGERECSLQRRHQKVVEEAPSPLLDEATRASIGRAACAVAASVDYVGAGTVEFLVSDSAPGEFFFMEMNTRLQVEHPVTELVTGLDLVEWQLRIAAGEPLAFAQQEIRLTGHAIEARVYAENPERGFLPSDGTVLALREPEGPGVRVDSGLIAGAPIVTEYDPMLSKVIAWGVDREAALDRLDAALADTVILGAVTNVSWLRGLLADPAVRDGRLDTTLIDRRFSGGTPRAPEPAELAAAALVAHHDRLAEPPSTVGPLWSEPSGWRVGDNRPVAYDLGAATVRVSGDADALAAATAQVAVGDAAAVPAGISIVAPRSPGEPATAILTLDGVTRRLAFARDGGAVWLGGAVWLGDDGAVRELRILDRPDRLARELAGLARASGVTDPELRSPMPGTVVAVAVRSGDAVAAGDTVLAVEAMKMEHRIVAPVAGIVRVRVTQGEVVRLDQLVATIDVDPATADAATAAAAAAAAAAAAATAPETNDVPPTRAERPTPGPTRSTPSPR, translated from the coding sequence GTGAGAGCCGTGTCCGACACATCCACCTCTGCCGGCCGGCCGTTCGACACCGTTCTGGTGGCGAACCGGGGGGAGATCGCCTGCCGGGTAATCCGCACGCTGCGTCGTCTCGGCATCCGGTCGGTCGCCGTCTACAGCGACGCCGACCGGGATGCGCCGCACCTCGCGCTCGCCGATGTGGCGGTGCGCCTCGGCCCGGCCTCCGCCCGTGAAAGCTATCTCGACGTGAACGCAATCGTGCGGGCCGCCGTGGCGACAGGGGCGCAGGCCGTGCATCCCGGCTACGGCTTCCTCTCGGAGAACGCCGCGTTCGCCCGGGCCTGCGAGGGCGCCGGAGTCGTCTTCATCGGGCCAGGGGTGCGTGCGCTCGATGTGATGGGCGACAAGATCGCGGCGAAACGGGAGGTCGAGGCGCACGGGGTCCCGACCATCCCGGGCATCGCCGAGCCGGGGCTCGACGACGAACGCCTCATCGAGGCCGCCGCGGCGATCGGCTACCCCGTTCTTGTCAAGCCCTCGGCCGGCGGCGGCGGCAAAGGGATGCAGTCGGTGTATGAGCCCACCGAGCTCGCCGACGCGCTTCGCGCTGCCCGCCGGGTTGCCGCCGCCTCGTTCGGCGACGACACGCTGTTCCTGGAACGCCTCGTGGACACGCCACGCCACATCGAGGTGCAGGTGCTCGCCGACCGGCACGGGAACATCGTGCACCTGGGGGAACGGGAGTGCTCGCTGCAACGCCGCCACCAGAAGGTGGTCGAGGAGGCGCCGTCGCCGCTGCTCGACGAAGCGACGCGGGCGAGCATCGGCCGGGCGGCCTGCGCGGTCGCGGCGAGCGTCGACTATGTCGGTGCGGGCACAGTCGAGTTCCTCGTCTCCGACTCGGCGCCCGGCGAGTTCTTCTTCATGGAGATGAACACGCGACTGCAGGTCGAGCATCCGGTGACCGAATTGGTGACCGGCCTCGACCTGGTCGAGTGGCAGCTGCGGATCGCGGCGGGTGAACCTCTGGCGTTCGCGCAGCAGGAGATCAGGCTCACCGGGCACGCCATCGAGGCCCGGGTATACGCCGAGAATCCGGAGCGCGGCTTCCTGCCCAGCGACGGCACGGTGCTCGCTCTGCGGGAGCCCGAAGGCCCGGGCGTGCGGGTGGACAGCGGCCTCATCGCCGGCGCGCCGATCGTGACCGAATACGATCCGATGCTGTCGAAGGTGATCGCCTGGGGCGTCGATCGTGAGGCCGCACTCGACCGCCTCGACGCGGCGCTCGCCGACACGGTGATCCTCGGTGCTGTCACGAACGTGAGCTGGTTGCGTGGACTGCTCGCCGACCCGGCCGTGCGGGACGGGCGCCTTGACACGACCCTGATCGACCGCCGGTTCTCCGGCGGCACTCCCCGTGCGCCGGAACCGGCCGAGCTGGCCGCCGCGGCGCTCGTCGCCCACCACGACCGTCTCGCCGAACCGCCGAGCACAGTGGGGCCGCTCTGGTCGGAGCCGTCCGGTTGGCGTGTCGGCGACAACCGGCCGGTGGCCTACGACCTCGGAGCCGCCACCGTGCGGGTTTCGGGAGACGCGGATGCGCTGGCCGCCGCGACCGCGCAGGTCGCGGTCGGCGATGCAGCGGCCGTCCCCGCGGGGATCTCGATCGTCGCGCCGCGCAGCCCGGGCGAGCCCGCCACCGCGATCCTCACTCTCGACGGGGTCACCCGCCGGCTGGCGTTCGCCCGCGACGGCGGCGCCGTGTGGCTCGGCGGCGCTGTATGGCTCGGCGACGACGGGGCGGTGCGCGAGCTGCGTATCCTCGACCGTCCGGACCGCCTCGCTCGGGAGCTCGCCGGGCTCGCCCGCGCCTCCGGCGTGACCGACCCCGAGCTGCGGTCGCCGATGCCGGGAACCGTCGTCGCGGTGGCGGTGCGCAGCGGCGACGCCGTGGCCGCCGGTGACACCGTTCTCGCCGTCGAGGCGATGAAGATGGAGCACCGGATCGTCGCACCCGTCGCCGGAATCGTGCGGGTGCGGGTCACGCAAGGTGAGGTGGTGCGGCTCGACCAGCTCGTGGCGACGATCGATGTCGACCCGGCGACGGCCGACGCTGCCACCGCTGCCGCTGCCGCTGCCGCTGCCGCTGCCGCCGCTGCCACCGCACCCGAAACGAACGACGTTCCGCCCACCCGCGCGGAACGCCCCACCCCCGGGCCGACACGATCGACCCCGTCCCCCAGATAG
- a CDS encoding carboxyl transferase domain-containing protein, which produces MPTLISERRAVDPLFEQNEEAQRALVAELRRRLAVAATGGPERSRQRHLARGKLLPRERIDALLDEGSPFLEIAPLAATGMYDDESPAAGLIAGIGLVHGRHVLVISNDATVKGGTYYPMTVKKHLRAQEIAWENRLPCIYLVDSGGAYLPMQDDVFPDRDHFGRIFYNQARLSAAKIPQLAAVLGSCTAGGAYVPAMSDETVIVRGQGTIFLGGPPLVKAAIGEVVTAEELGGGELHARTSGVVDHLAENDTHALQIVRDIVATLPEPAEPAWEVLATREPAVDPAELYGVVPTDVQAPYDVREVIARIVDGSGFQEFKPEYGTTLVTGFARIHGHPVGIVANNGVLFSESALKGAHFIELCDQRGIPLLFLQNISGFMVGRDAEAGGIAKHGAKMVTAVATTRVPKLTIVIGGSFGAGNYSMCGRAYSPRFLWMWPAARISVMGGAQASSVLATVKREQLDARGEEWPAEAEAAFTAPIVEQYEHQGSPYYSTARLWDDGVIDPADTRTVLGLALDVCSRTPLPETAFGLFRM; this is translated from the coding sequence ATGCCAACGCTGATCAGCGAGAGAAGAGCGGTCGATCCGCTGTTCGAGCAGAACGAGGAGGCCCAGCGCGCCCTCGTGGCCGAACTGCGCAGACGCTTGGCCGTCGCGGCGACGGGCGGCCCCGAGCGCTCGCGTCAGCGTCATCTCGCGCGGGGCAAACTGCTGCCGCGCGAACGCATCGACGCGCTGCTCGACGAGGGAAGCCCGTTCCTGGAGATCGCCCCGCTCGCCGCCACCGGGATGTACGACGACGAGAGCCCGGCCGCGGGCCTGATCGCCGGTATCGGCCTCGTGCATGGTCGGCACGTGCTCGTCATCTCGAACGATGCGACAGTCAAAGGCGGCACCTACTATCCGATGACGGTCAAGAAGCATCTGCGCGCCCAGGAAATCGCCTGGGAGAACCGGCTCCCGTGCATCTATCTGGTCGACTCGGGCGGCGCCTACCTTCCGATGCAGGACGACGTGTTCCCCGACCGAGACCACTTCGGCCGCATCTTTTACAACCAGGCGAGACTGTCGGCCGCGAAGATCCCGCAGCTCGCCGCCGTCCTCGGCTCGTGCACGGCCGGTGGCGCCTACGTTCCCGCGATGAGCGACGAGACGGTGATCGTGCGCGGTCAGGGCACGATCTTCCTCGGCGGACCCCCGCTGGTGAAAGCCGCCATCGGCGAGGTGGTCACGGCGGAGGAACTCGGAGGCGGCGAGCTGCACGCACGCACGTCCGGTGTCGTCGACCACCTGGCCGAGAACGACACCCACGCCCTCCAGATCGTGCGCGACATCGTCGCCACCCTGCCGGAGCCGGCGGAACCCGCATGGGAAGTGCTCGCGACGCGCGAGCCCGCCGTCGACCCGGCGGAGCTCTACGGCGTCGTGCCGACGGATGTGCAGGCGCCTTACGACGTTCGCGAGGTGATCGCACGGATCGTCGACGGTAGCGGGTTCCAGGAGTTCAAGCCGGAGTACGGGACGACACTGGTCACCGGTTTCGCGCGCATCCACGGGCACCCGGTCGGCATCGTCGCCAACAACGGCGTGCTGTTCAGCGAATCGGCCCTCAAAGGGGCGCATTTCATCGAGCTCTGCGATCAGCGTGGCATCCCGCTGCTGTTCCTGCAGAACATCTCGGGTTTCATGGTCGGCCGCGACGCGGAAGCCGGGGGCATCGCCAAGCACGGCGCCAAGATGGTCACCGCGGTCGCGACGACCCGGGTGCCGAAGCTCACGATCGTGATCGGCGGATCCTTCGGTGCCGGCAACTACTCGATGTGCGGCCGGGCGTACTCGCCGCGCTTTCTCTGGATGTGGCCGGCCGCCCGCATCTCGGTCATGGGGGGCGCCCAGGCGTCGTCGGTGCTCGCCACGGTGAAGCGGGAGCAGCTGGATGCCCGCGGCGAGGAATGGCCCGCTGAGGCGGAGGCCGCGTTCACGGCACCCATCGTCGAGCAGTACGAGCATCAGGGCAGCCCGTACTACTCCACAGCGCGGCTCTGGGACGACGGTGTGATCGACCCCGCCGACACGCGCACCGTTCTCGGCCTCGCCCTCGACGTGTGTTCTCGCACGCCCCTCCCCGAGACGGCCTTCGGGCTGTTCAGGATGTGA
- a CDS encoding SACE_7040 family transcriptional regulator: MSDLAENRPTQRSQAKADRRAALLEAAAALFAERGFNGVSIEDLGAAAGVSGPAVYRHFPSKQAMLAALLVGVSEHLLEGGTEVASAADGPAGALRALIAFHVDFALTEPDTIRVQDRDLDSLSEAERREVRRLQRRYIELWMEVLATLHPSLSTGERRMRVQAAFGLINSTPHSARVGGTSIDTSAARPVLERMAWAGLNAH, encoded by the coding sequence ATGAGCGACCTCGCCGAGAACAGGCCGACCCAGCGCAGTCAGGCCAAGGCCGACCGCCGGGCGGCCCTGCTCGAAGCCGCGGCGGCCCTGTTCGCCGAGCGAGGCTTCAACGGCGTCTCGATCGAAGACCTCGGCGCTGCCGCCGGCGTCAGCGGTCCCGCGGTGTACCGCCACTTCCCGAGCAAGCAGGCGATGCTCGCCGCGCTTCTCGTCGGCGTCAGCGAGCACCTGCTCGAGGGTGGGACCGAGGTCGCCTCCGCCGCCGACGGTCCGGCCGGCGCCCTGCGCGCCCTCATCGCCTTCCATGTGGACTTCGCTCTGACCGAGCCCGATACCATCCGCGTGCAGGATCGGGATCTCGACTCGCTCTCCGAGGCCGAACGCCGCGAGGTGCGCCGGCTGCAACGCCGCTACATCGAGCTCTGGATGGAAGTGCTCGCCACCCTGCATCCCTCCCTGTCGACCGGCGAACGACGGATGCGCGTGCAGGCCGCCTTCGGTCTCATCAACTCCACTCCGCACAGCGCCCGTGTCGGCGGGACGAGCATCGACACGTCCGCGGCGCGACCGGTGCTGGAACGGATGGCGTGGGCCGGGCTCAACGCCCACTGA
- a CDS encoding penicillin acylase family protein translates to MGDDAPRLRRHHRILRAIGIVVCVFLVLVVIAGGVGVWTVMRSFPQTSGTIDIAGLDQPVTVTRDEAGIPQIEASTADDLFRAQGFVHAQDRFWEMDFRRHVTAGRLSELFGASQVPTDTFIRTLGWREVAEQEVKALDKTSLRYYQDYADGVNAYLATHKGAELSLEYAVLGIQNPGYSPEPWTPADSVAWLKAMAWDLRSNLEDEIDRALLSTKLTAAQIAELHPAYPYSEHPTITAAGGGSTGTTTPDAVSAATEPASATASDSAAEPAGDPRYTAALTQLASSLDGLPTLIGPAGSDIGSNSWVVSGALTASGKPLLANDPHLGATMPSVWYQVGLHCRVVGPDCPFDVAGFSFSGLPGVVIGHNNRVAWGFTNLGPDVADLYEEKVTGNTYEYDGKQLPLTLRTETITVAGGKPVHLTVRSTRHGPIITDLSDGYATIAKDQAGKLGVPAQQYQLSLQWTALTPGPTAGAIFALDTAQNWQQFRAAAQNFQVPSQNLVYADVDGNIGYQAPGLIPVRASGDGTMPVPGWTSSFGWTGYIPFDDLPSTYNPPSGYIVTANNAAVGPTFPDLITKDWDYGFRANEIELRLKALIDAGTKITAGDFSAIQADKYNANAASLAPLLVTIGGKEDENSGAYKAARLLAGWNYHDDANSAAAAFFNVFWRTLLADAFGRKLPASAPPTGGDRWFQVVQTLSKDEYSPWWTDKKLDLNDRDQMFAYAADQAWKEAGTLMGGDANKWRWDSIHTLTLTNASFGVSGIGPIEWLFNRGPYPVGGGSSVVDAIGWDASVGYQVDWLPSMRQVIDLSDFDKSTWVNLTGASGHAFNANYTDQTPLWQQNKTRPWPFSAKVVTAAAQQTLTLRPTG, encoded by the coding sequence GTGGGCGATGACGCACCCCGCCTCAGGCGGCATCATCGGATTCTGAGGGCCATCGGCATCGTCGTGTGCGTGTTCCTCGTGCTCGTCGTCATCGCGGGCGGGGTCGGTGTGTGGACGGTGATGCGCTCCTTCCCGCAGACCTCCGGGACCATCGACATCGCCGGCCTCGACCAGCCGGTCACGGTCACCCGCGACGAGGCGGGCATCCCCCAGATCGAGGCGTCGACCGCCGACGACCTGTTCCGCGCCCAAGGTTTCGTTCACGCCCAGGACAGGTTCTGGGAGATGGACTTCCGCCGTCATGTCACAGCGGGCCGTCTCTCCGAACTCTTCGGCGCGAGCCAGGTTCCGACCGACACCTTCATCCGTACCCTCGGCTGGCGGGAGGTCGCCGAGCAGGAGGTCAAGGCCCTCGACAAGACCTCGCTCCGCTACTACCAGGACTACGCCGACGGCGTGAACGCCTACCTCGCGACCCACAAGGGTGCGGAGCTCTCGTTGGAGTACGCCGTGCTGGGAATCCAGAACCCCGGCTACTCCCCCGAACCGTGGACCCCGGCCGACTCGGTCGCGTGGCTCAAGGCCATGGCATGGGATCTTCGATCGAACCTCGAAGACGAGATCGACCGGGCGTTGCTGTCCACGAAACTCACGGCCGCGCAGATCGCCGAACTGCATCCCGCCTACCCCTACTCCGAGCATCCCACCATCACGGCCGCCGGCGGCGGCTCGACCGGCACGACCACCCCGGATGCCGTCTCCGCGGCCACCGAGCCGGCCTCCGCCACGGCTTCCGACTCCGCGGCCGAGCCGGCGGGCGACCCCCGCTACACGGCTGCGCTCACCCAGCTGGCCTCGTCGCTCGACGGCCTGCCCACCCTCATCGGCCCGGCCGGCAGCGACATCGGCTCGAACTCCTGGGTCGTCTCGGGCGCGCTGACCGCAAGCGGAAAGCCCCTCCTGGCCAACGACCCGCACCTCGGGGCCACCATGCCATCGGTCTGGTACCAGGTCGGATTGCACTGCCGAGTGGTCGGGCCCGATTGCCCGTTCGACGTGGCCGGTTTCAGCTTCTCCGGCCTGCCCGGCGTGGTCATCGGCCACAACAACCGCGTCGCCTGGGGGTTCACCAACCTCGGGCCCGACGTGGCCGACCTCTACGAGGAGAAGGTCACCGGGAACACCTACGAATACGACGGCAAACAGCTGCCGCTCACCCTGCGCACAGAGACGATCACGGTCGCCGGCGGAAAACCGGTGCACCTCACCGTGCGTTCCACGCGCCACGGTCCGATCATCACCGACCTGAGCGATGGGTACGCCACCATCGCGAAAGACCAGGCCGGCAAGCTGGGCGTGCCCGCGCAGCAGTACCAGCTCTCTCTGCAGTGGACGGCTCTCACCCCCGGTCCGACGGCCGGGGCCATTTTCGCCCTCGACACAGCGCAGAATTGGCAGCAGTTCCGCGCGGCGGCCCAGAACTTCCAAGTCCCCTCGCAGAACCTCGTCTATGCGGATGTGGACGGCAACATCGGATACCAGGCCCCCGGCCTCATTCCCGTCCGGGCCTCCGGCGACGGAACGATGCCGGTTCCGGGCTGGACGAGCTCCTTCGGCTGGACCGGCTACATTCCGTTCGACGACCTCCCATCGACGTACAACCCGCCGAGCGGATACATCGTGACGGCCAACAACGCCGCCGTCGGGCCCACGTTCCCCGATCTGATCACAAAAGACTGGGACTACGGTTTCAGGGCCAACGAGATCGAATTGCGGCTGAAGGCCCTCATCGACGCCGGCACGAAGATCACGGCCGGCGACTTCTCCGCCATCCAGGCCGACAAGTACAACGCCAACGCCGCCTCGCTCGCCCCGCTGCTCGTCACGATCGGGGGCAAAGAAGACGAGAACTCCGGCGCATACAAGGCCGCCCGACTCCTCGCCGGCTGGAACTATCACGACGACGCGAACAGCGCGGCCGCCGCCTTCTTCAATGTCTTCTGGCGCACCTTGCTCGCCGACGCGTTCGGCCGGAAACTACCGGCCTCGGCGCCGCCGACCGGGGGCGACCGCTGGTTCCAGGTGGTGCAGACCCTGTCGAAAGACGAATACTCCCCCTGGTGGACCGACAAGAAGCTCGACCTCAACGACCGTGATCAGATGTTCGCCTACGCCGCCGACCAGGCCTGGAAAGAGGCGGGCACGCTCATGGGTGGTGACGCGAATAAGTGGCGGTGGGACAGCATCCACACCCTCACCCTCACGAACGCGAGTTTCGGCGTCTCGGGTATCGGGCCGATCGAATGGTTGTTCAATCGCGGTCCGTACCCGGTCGGCGGCGGGTCCAGCGTCGTGGATGCGATCGGCTGGGATGCGTCGGTCGGCTATCAGGTGGACTGGCTGCCCTCGATGCGTCAGGTGATCGACCTCAGCGACTTCGACAAGAGCACCTGGGTCAACCTGACCGGCGCATCCGGTCACGCTTTCAACGCCAACTACACGGACCAGACGCCGCTCTGGCAGCAGAACAAGACGCGCCCGTGGCCGTTCAGCGCGAAAGTCGTCACGGCAGCGGCGCAGCAGACGCTCACCCTGCGCCCCACCGGTTAG
- a CDS encoding citrate synthase produces the protein MSGPGTEKAQGEAQKATLNYPGGSAEFPVLPSATGASSIDFSTLTRQTGFTSLDYGFVNTAATKSAITYIDGDAGILRYRGYPIEEVAQNSTFLEVAWLLIYGNLPTPTELADFDERIRRHTLLHEDLRRFFSALPHDAHPMSVLSSAVSALSTFYQDSLSVHDPEQIELSTIRLLAKLPVIAAYAHKKSLGQAFLYPDNSLSFVDNFLRLNFGTMAEPYEVNPVLSKALERLLILHEDHEQNASTSTVRLVGSTQANLFASVSAGINALYGPLHGGANEAVLDMLAGIRDSGESVQKFVERVKNKEEGVKLMGFGHRVYKNFDPRARLVKESADEVLAALGVHDPLLDIAKELEEVALADQYFIDRKLYPNVDFYTGVIYKAMGFPTRMFTVLFAIGRLPGWIAHWREMNTDTLTKIGRPQQLYVGSPERHWPSGR, from the coding sequence GTGAGCGGACCCGGCACCGAGAAGGCACAGGGAGAGGCCCAGAAAGCCACCCTGAACTACCCGGGTGGTTCTGCCGAATTCCCTGTTCTGCCGAGCGCCACAGGGGCGTCGAGCATCGACTTCTCGACGCTCACCAGGCAGACGGGCTTCACCAGCCTCGACTATGGATTCGTCAACACGGCGGCCACCAAGTCGGCCATCACCTACATCGACGGCGATGCGGGCATCCTGCGTTACCGCGGCTACCCGATCGAAGAGGTTGCCCAGAACTCCACCTTCCTCGAGGTGGCCTGGCTGCTCATCTACGGCAACCTGCCGACGCCGACCGAACTCGCCGACTTCGACGAGCGCATCCGTCGCCACACGCTGCTGCATGAAGACCTCCGTCGCTTCTTCAGTGCTCTGCCGCACGACGCGCACCCCATGTCGGTGCTCTCGAGTGCCGTCTCGGCACTGTCGACCTTCTACCAGGACTCGCTGAGCGTGCACGATCCCGAGCAGATCGAGTTGTCGACGATCCGGCTGCTGGCCAAACTGCCCGTGATCGCGGCCTATGCGCACAAGAAGAGCCTCGGGCAGGCGTTCCTGTATCCGGACAATTCGCTGAGCTTCGTCGACAACTTCCTGCGTCTCAACTTCGGCACGATGGCCGAGCCGTACGAAGTGAACCCGGTGCTGTCGAAGGCCCTGGAGCGGCTGCTCATCCTGCACGAAGACCACGAGCAGAACGCTTCGACCTCGACTGTGCGGCTCGTCGGCTCCACGCAGGCCAACCTATTCGCCTCGGTCTCGGCCGGCATCAACGCCCTCTACGGTCCGCTGCACGGCGGAGCCAACGAGGCTGTGCTCGACATGCTCGCGGGCATCCGCGACTCCGGCGAGAGCGTGCAGAAGTTCGTCGAGCGCGTGAAGAACAAAGAAGAGGGCGTGAAGCTGATGGGCTTCGGGCACCGCGTCTACAAGAACTTCGACCCCCGCGCCCGCCTCGTGAAAGAGAGCGCCGACGAGGTGCTCGCCGCCCTCGGCGTGCACGACCCGCTGCTCGACATCGCCAAAGAGCTCGAAGAGGTCGCTCTGGCCGACCAGTACTTCATCGACCGCAAGCTGTACCCGAACGTGGATTTCTACACCGGTGTCATCTACAAGGCGATGGGTTTCCCGACGCGCATGTTCACGGTGCTGTTCGCCATCGGCCGGCTTCCCGGCTGGATCGCGCACTGGCGCGAGATGAACACCGACACGCTCACCAAGATCGGTCGCCCGCAGCAGCTGTACGTCGGCAGCCCCGAGCGCCACTGGCCTTCCGGCCGCTGA
- the dapC gene encoding succinyldiaminopimelate transaminase, translating into MALGDLPEYPWDLMAPYAARARAHPDGVVDLSIGSPVDSTPALIREALAAATDAHAYPQTVGTPALREAIVEWFDRRRGVPGLTVDNVLPTIGSKELVAFLPFMLGLGEGDAVVHPRAAYPTYAIGAALAGAEAVASDDPADWPANTRLVWLNSPGNPNGRVLDVSALRAAVERARELGAVVASDECYAELGWEAPWDAERIPSVLDPRVIGDDRRNIIAVYSLSKQSNLAGYRAAFVAGCRTVIGRLLTVRKHAGLMVPGPLQAAMVVALGDDGHVAEQRERYRARRGVLKPAIEAAGFRVDDSEAGLYLWATEGRDAWESIGRLADLGILAGPGVFYGDDNPQHVRLSLTATDERIAVAADRLRNFGDTL; encoded by the coding sequence ATGGCACTCGGAGACCTCCCGGAATACCCGTGGGACCTGATGGCGCCCTACGCGGCGCGTGCGCGTGCCCACCCTGACGGCGTCGTCGACCTCTCCATCGGTTCGCCGGTGGATTCGACGCCCGCCCTCATCCGTGAAGCGCTGGCCGCGGCCACGGATGCTCACGCCTATCCGCAGACCGTCGGCACGCCCGCCCTGCGCGAGGCGATCGTCGAGTGGTTCGACCGCCGCCGTGGCGTGCCGGGACTCACCGTCGACAACGTGCTCCCCACCATCGGTTCGAAAGAGCTCGTGGCGTTCCTGCCGTTCATGCTCGGTCTCGGCGAGGGCGATGCCGTCGTGCATCCGCGTGCCGCATACCCCACCTACGCCATCGGTGCGGCCCTCGCCGGCGCCGAGGCCGTCGCGAGTGACGACCCGGCCGACTGGCCGGCGAACACGCGACTCGTCTGGCTGAACAGCCCGGGCAACCCCAATGGGCGGGTCCTCGACGTCTCCGCGCTTCGCGCGGCGGTCGAGCGGGCCCGGGAGCTCGGTGCCGTCGTCGCCAGCGACGAGTGCTACGCCGAGCTCGGTTGGGAGGCACCCTGGGATGCCGAGCGCATCCCGAGCGTGCTCGACCCCCGGGTGATCGGCGACGATCGGCGGAACATCATCGCGGTCTACTCGCTGAGCAAACAGTCGAACCTCGCCGGATATCGGGCGGCGTTCGTGGCCGGATGCCGCACCGTGATCGGCCGTCTGCTGACGGTGCGCAAACATGCCGGTCTCATGGTGCCGGGGCCGCTGCAGGCCGCGATGGTCGTCGCACTCGGCGACGACGGGCATGTCGCGGAGCAACGGGAGCGCTACCGGGCGCGGCGCGGCGTGCTCAAACCTGCGATCGAAGCCGCAGGATTCCGGGTCGACGACAGCGAGGCCGGCCTCTACCTGTGGGCGACGGAAGGTCGTGACGCCTGGGAGAGCATCGGCCGGCTCGCGGACCTCGGCATTCTGGCCGGTCCCGGCGTCTTCTACGGCGACGACAACCCGCAGCATGTGCGTCTTTCGCTGACCGCGACCGACGAACGGATCGCAGTCGCGGCCGATCGGTTGCGCAACTTTGGAGACACCCTCTAA